The stretch of DNA TCATGATTATTTGAAACTTCACCATTTTACTTTTACCTCCAAAAATTCACTTAAATTTTCTATTAAAAACTTATCAACAAAACAACTGTCTCACGAATCAAAATCGAATATTTTTcacttaaataaatatataatacacaatatttttcataaaataactAATAATCTCTAACCCGACTCGAATACATTTTTGGTTACTTTATGTTATGAAGAAAACTGtgtattatatactgattttagtaaaaaaatattatttttcactacAAGTATAGACAGATCGTCGTTGCACATGAGACCTCCTCAAACTTTATTTAAATGGTCGATAGTTTGTAATCCATCTCTTACCAAAGTTCCAAGTTTGAGACGACTTCACGAGTTTGAAATCTAGTTATAACAAACATCTCACGTAATATTTAtctttcaaagaaaaaaaaaggataAATATCAAATTTGCACATTTTCATCTATATCTCATTGAGATTAGACAATGACCAACTCAATACCAGACAAGAGGTTAAAGCAAAGAGACCGGAAAAGGCATAATGCTGCTGTGTTACCTTGTGTTTCCCGGATACATGTCAAGATTACATCCCAAACATAGGTAAGttcgatcctgggtgtgggggcagtgcccacaCCCAGGATCAATGGTAGGGATTCAATCTCatggagaaaaaaaaaattttttaaaaaaaaattggaccaAAAAAAATTCTGACCCTTGGATGTAcccctgcaggcactgcctgcaaGTAGTGCCTGCAGGGGTAGGAAAGAATAATCCCCAAACATAGAGTAAAATGACGTGATCATGACTTCATGATGACGGAAAACAGAAATTGcgattatttaataaatttcttcatttaataataataatattattaagtgAATATATAATATCATTCAAGTTGTAGAAATATCTTATACGTGCTTAACTTTGTCATGTCATTTTCTCGATTATCTAACAAAGCCCAACGTACGTTTATCATACTAAAAAGAAATGGCTCGTCACTTAGTTTTCTAGGGTACACTGTCTTttggaattaaaaaaaattatatgaattactaatatattaatattatatctaAGTCGGACTAAATTAATAAAAGCTAATATGTGATAAATAAATGAAAACATTCTTGTATATTTGTTTATTCGCTATTTTAGTCATATATATTGTTAATCTTCAATTTAGTTTTGTATCTTCCAATTTTTGacgattttaatcattttttattaaaatagatTATGTAAGATGACACTCATCTGCACCATATTTGCTCTGCATATGTGCTATATAAACTTAACGtaaaaaaatttactaaaattgTCAAAGAACAAAGATAATGGAATAAAACTAACAAATGcctaaaaccatttaataattttgaatCAACAAACGCCTAAAAACCAGGGGCAGGGAATTACCCAAAATATACAGCACTTAACGTATTGAAATATTGAAATTTTCGTAATGGTATGATATCGTATCGAAATATTTGATATCAATATCGGTatgagatttataaaatttcaatattttcacgATATGAAATTGTCGCATAAACAATATGCACTATCTTTGGATATGTTATACTCCAACCAATTCGGATATTTTTGAAACCAATTAGCAGCAAACATTTTCTCACATTTCTTATTTCAGTTTGTGTAAAGTCATGAAGAACAGACCGAAAAGATctctttaattaataaatacGTCATTCGCGCCCGATTCCTACAATTATTATCATAACTTCATATTGTTGGTCGTTGTCTAGGGTCTGCCGGAAGGTTTTCAAAATCAAGAACCCTATTTTAATTAGGGGGTGCGAAGATTCAATCATTGTAGATTGTCTTTAGAGAAAATTTCTCCATAATAATGTGTGAAACTTTGTTGTTCTGAATGTCCCAAACCATGATATCGTGGAAAAATACGTTGTTCCAACTTATCTCTAGAATTGTCAAATCTAAAAGACTGATATCAGTTAAATTAagataacaaaatatttatgtGCATGTGGATCGAAAATTTCGGTCACGACTAGCTTTGTTTCTGGATTCGAGTAAGGCACAATTATGCTCTATTTCTGTTATGTTTCTCTGAGAATAAAAACGATCATTCTCCTTTTATTATTTTCTgtataattatttttgaaatgtttGAATGGAGGAATACACCTTGCTCATTGAGTGACTACTGTATCACTCACCATTtatatcaattctaataaaaGTGAAATTTAAGTATTTCATATTTGctggttttttttttcctttctttttctGGTAAAGACAAGATAAAGATGTTTATGTGATAATTTTGAGTTGTAACCCAAAGAGTTTTGGCTTTTGTGGAGTTACGTGTTTAAGTGTTCACTTTGAAAGTGGTGATGCCCTAGAAAGGCCCTGATCATCCTTGGACTTGGGCATGAATGGAGGGCCAAAAACAGGACCATATTCCAAGTTGTTCTCGGAAAACTGAGCAGAGCTTGGGTAAGAAGTTAACCAAGGTTCAGATCATCCAACCAGGGTCATCTCACCTGACCATGGTTCATCTCGCCCAATCAGGGCCAGGGTTTTGTCACTCGAACATTATTCATCTCGCCCTACCAGTGTTAGTCACCCGACCAGGGTCCATCTCACCCGATCAGGGTCAGGGTTCTGTCATCTGACCAGGGTTTATTTCGCCCGACCAGGGCTAAGTTTTAGTCACCCGAACAGGGTTCATCTCACTCGATCATTCCAGGGTCCTGTCACTCGACCAAGGTTGATGTCGCTCGACCAGGGCCAGGGTTCAGTCACCGCCAGGGCTCATCTCAATTAATCACCACCGAATGAGTATGGGTTAACATGCCTCAAAATCATTAGCATAACAATCAGTGCCCATAACAAGATCAAAACAATATGGGTCGTCATGCTTACTAACAGAGAAGAGGGCATGGACAGTTGTTAGAGGACAAGGCTTAGACATATTTCTAATCaggaacaatgtccatacactATAATCGATGTCATCTTCCTTTTATAAATACTCATGTTAGCTCATTCTTTTAGAAAGAAATATGGCATTCTACTGCACTCAATAAATTCTCTTTACTTAGTAAACCCTGTATTGACTTAAGCGTTTGTGTTATCAGGCCGGAAACTCTTCTGACGCCCCCACTGACATTTTTTTGTTGAGTGTGTGCAGATCGTCTAACACTAGCTCATCTTACCGTGTCAAGGGTACTCACAGGCCAGGCCACCCCAGATCATACTATTAGGTCAGGCCATGCTCATTTCACCAGGCTATGCCAGACTCATCCCACCATGTCAGGACAGGCCAAGACACCCGGACATCCCATCAAGCCAGGGAAGCTCAGCCACCCGGGCTCATCTCATCAAGTCGAGCTACCTGAGCTCATCCCTCCAGACCAAGCTAGGTTCATCCCATCAGGTTAGGCCAGACTGATCCCATCAAGTCAAAAATCATTACATGGAAATAACATCATCTCTGCTCGATAGATTGCTTACCCAACTTACCCAATCTACCAGGACGTAATCAAAAAATATTGCCACGTTCGTGCTCCGCTCACAAGGCCCCGACACATTATTCTTGACCAGTACAAAGAGAAAGAAACATAACAGTGACAGAAATTCGGAGATCAcgattaattaagcaatataaGTCAACAGTACATATCTACAGAAACATCACAAAACATTTTGCGTCATGAAAAAGCTCTGAGAGGACACTTGAGTTTTTAACCTTATAGAACTCGATCAAAATAAAGCTTAATTTCCTGATTCTGTGCGAGAGTTGGTCAATAGCTTCCATATCTAAGTCCATCGCTTTACTTACGAGTTCATAGCCAGCAAAATGTAATGGCACCAAGTGGAGCAACCCCGAAGAAACGAGGAATGACTCCTTTGAATAATCCTAGAGGCCGtgttttttattttggaaacattaaaaaaaacatttctaTGTTGTCTCTAAAACTAGACTTTGAAAacattgttttttaaaaaaaaaaaaaaatcgttttataaaaatattatcaaaatccACTTTAGAGTTGTGGTGGGTGGATAAAAAGGATAATAATAGTCAATATTATCGTTAAACTTTTAAGTTGTTTAATTTTGACCGTTAGTCTAATTTTAGGATActatttgattaaaaaaaatcttaacctcaaatgatatttaaaatttaacgataaatattggacaTTATCTATCCTTTTTAATCATCAAAGTCTTTATcactaaatattttttatttgtcaacGAGTCATacgatttttttcttttttccgcCAAAATTTCCCATTTTCCGAACCTCTTAGATATAAATATGAAACATCTTATAATTTCTCGATAAATTTCTCTTATTCACTACATCCAAAATTAAAGACATTTAGATTTTAATAGTTatgttaaaataattttaaatatattaattatgttAGTTGTAAGAAAAATTAGATTATTTTTCATTGCAAACATGACAACAGTAGCATGAAAATTCTATTATGAATTCAATTTATGAAAACATCTCtaactaatttaattatttaaaaataagttGATTAATCCCTCAGAACATATAATCTTTAATCTATTTAATATATCTTcggataaaatattataaaaatgacTATATGAGAGATCCAAATCCAAGTAGACATCAGAACAGAGGCCCATTAATAAAGCCCGCAATTAAAGCCCAATGCTTCATCGTCTTCTGCATAACGACTTAAGCCCTAGTCGACTGAAATTGAGCAAGCCTCTGTTTCTGCTAAAACCCTAATCTACCTGTAGCTTTTTCGGAATTTTTTAATCCGATTTGATTTGATTACCATCGAATTTTTACTTCAGGGGGATATTAAGAACCCGAACGTCGACTGAAATGGCGAAAGAATCCAGCTCAGGAAGTACGAAgaagaaaaacaagaaaaataagaGCAGCTTGAGTGTTTCAAAATCATTAGCGATGAAAAGCAAAGTTCAGAAAGATAACCCATTTGAGAGTATATGGTCGCGTCGAAAATTCAATATATTGGGGAAAAAACGGAAGGATGAGGAACGACGGCGAGTTGGGCTCTCTCGTTCTCTGTCCGTGCAAAAGGTTTGGTCTTTTTTCGTAATTCATTCATGTCTTTCATGCTTTCGATGAGCATATATTTGTTTTTGGGGTTTGCGGTGGTGTTCTGTGCTGATTTTATCTTGCATCGTGAAATGGGTTGCTCTTGTCGTGTCTGTGCATGTATTCTCTGGGATAATATTACCTTTTGCAATGAAAAAGACGGTCTTTTAATCGAGTCTTCACTCATCCATTGATTTTGTATCTCTCATCATATATAGAGAATGTCTAAGGCAAGCGTAACTGTTGTTGATGCATGTGTTATGTATACTCAATGcatgtatttgatttttttattttacttgaaGAATGACTGTGAtatgaatgctgttttatatgaaatgcagAGGCAGAAGACGCTGCTAAAGGAGTACGAGCAGAGTACGAAGTCGTCAGTCTTTGTGGATAAGCGAATTGGAGAGCAAAATGAAGGTCTTGAGGAGTTTCATAAGGCTATTCTAAGGTCTCAGCGTGTACGAAAGGTTAGCTTTCTTTAAAATTTGAAGTATCCTGTAGGATAATTTGAAGCAAGCTGCTAATATGTTTTGGAATGGCTGAATCATCACAGTAGACACTTTCCTTGTCTCTTTTTGTTTAAAAAGATTTCATGAAAATTTGATCTCATTCATTTCAATTGCCATTGTTAGCTAAGTGTGAACAAGAAAAGCAAGTTCAACTTATCAGATGGGGAGGAAgatgattttgatattgaagaCAATGCAAACTTCCTGGGAAGGGATGATTATGAAGATGGAGAACCATTTAATGAGGATGATGCTCGCCAATCATTTGGGAGTGAGAGTTAGTGTTTGTTTTTCTTAGTTGTGTGATTTCAAATGGTGTCATTCTTTTCCTCCTTACATGCATTTTTCTGGTCCTCAATTGACAAGAAGTTTAGTGTGCTTGATTTTCTGCCTATGTTATTCCCGTTTTTAACACCATCCTCGTGCAGAAGAGTTGGATAATATGGGACAGTTTGATCCGCGAGCTGAAGATGATCCAGAATTGAGATCAATACAGGAAAATGTGAGTTTCATTTTCCATCATGTTGCATCgaggttttttttaaatgaaaagaTGGTCCTAAAACTTTAAACCATTGTTTCCAGACATCTGTTCTTTACTCATGTGTGTCTGTGTGTATTTTGTATTCCATATAGAAATTTCTACCACAAAATGGTATGTAAATCAGAGAGTAAACTGAATTTTTGAAATGTTTGTTCTCGGTGTTCATGGGTGATTGGACAACTCTAATAGGTTTTCTGTTCAATTTGATAATTCTCGCTTTTTATGTAAGGTATTTTTTGGGATTTGTGTTCTATACTTCTGATATTGTAATATTGTTTTGTTGGTTTTTACTTGCAAATGCATCTGCACTTTTTGTTTGGTGCAACTGTGGCAGAAACTTGAAGAATTGCAGGAATCACCCTTTGGGATCAAggaatttttgttgttgtttgtTTCCGTTCATAGTTCATGATTATAAAAGGGAAGGGGTGGGAGACTGGGAAAGGGATTGACAGCGCATTTCATGTGCGGAGACTGGTTACATGTGCCTGATTGAGTCTGATTCCAATTTCCTATATCAGTTCTCTCCAATGTGGGTCTTGGCTCAGAGTAATCAGCTCAGTTGAAGATTATTTTACATTGTTAAGTCTAATTATGTAGAATAGTTATTAACCTATTTGTTAATATTTTGCTTATCTTTTTCTTCAGTCGATAATATTGTTTTATGGCCTTGAGTTGGAGAGAAAATGTTGCTGCACTTCCCCCCTTCGCAAGACTTTCATTTGCTGACTTGTCTTTTGTATTGTAAAATATCAAGTCCAAtctttttatttgaattatcaCCTACCCAAGCACATTATTATTCATTTCTACTCAAGAAGCAACTTTTCCATGCCCTAAATTCTGTATTTGCTTCTGATGATGAGACAATCTTTCTTGCAGAAGCAAAAGAGCAAGAAAGAAGTGATGGAGGATATTATTTCTAAAAGCAAATTCTTCAAGGTTGTGgtttttttgtaattaataGACCACCATTTAACAAGAATATTCCCGATTCAATGCTTGTGCTTGATCTCCTGAAATCCTATCAGGCTCAGAAAGCGAAGGATAAGGAAGAAAATGAAGAGTTCATCGAACAATTGGATAAAGATTTTATGTCTTTAGCTCAGTCTCAAGCTCTGCTGTCCCTGACACAGCCAAACAAAATGGGAGCTCTCAGAGCTCTAGCAAACAAAAGCATCTCAAATGATGTGGCGACAAGCTCTGGGCAGAAAACAAATTCCTTTCAGCAGGTATTTTTCGATTTTAAATGACCTTTTTACCTTACTGTGAATATGTTTAACATTATTCCTCTTCTAAATCTTTAGATGTATTAATTCTTTGGCCATTGTTAAGTAAATAAAATGaggtgaagaagaagaagagagagagagaaaggAAATGAAAATCAATATCCTTTTATTTTACTCATCTCTCAATGGAGTCTTCTGACCATATGACTTTGAGTGTATTTATGGAGGTTCAACATAAtctattttcgttgtttttTTTCCATGCCATTTTCAATGTCCTCTGCCATGTTTGATTATTGGAGTCCATTTTCTTGCTAGGAACAACCTGATTCTTATGTGAAACTGGTCAGTGAGATGGCACTTGAGTTGCGGGCTCGACCATCAGACAGGACAAAGACGCCTGAAGAAATAGCTCAAGAGGAGAAAGAACGTCTGGAGGACTTAGAGGTACAGCTTGTTTTACATATCTTAGATTTACTCTTCATTTTAACATACACAAGCATACATGGAGATGGTGATTGTGGTGAGTGACCCCGTGTTTTGAGTTGCATTGTTTGTTCTTGATTGTTTCCTTGCTTCACGGTAGCGTAGTTTCTCTGTTTCTACAATAGTTTACTGCCCTGAAACTTTTATATTTAACTTCTCAATGATATAAATTGGTCAAGTGGTTgcactataaatcataaatggCACATACTTACATCAAGGCCTgtatttgaatttttgaaaaGTTTGAGTTTCTTTGAAATTCGTTTTCTtaatttttcatgaaatatAATTCCTTAAATGAAACCCTGATATGGTAGCTGGAGAGTTGAAAAGAATAAATTTATGCTGTTAATATGTAGCTTTCTGTGGACCGCTATTGTAGGAAGAGCGTCAGAAACGGATGGCTGCTACTGACAACCCTAGCGATGAAGATGCAGATACTTCTGAGGATGATGAAGAATCTGCTAAGCGACCGAAACATATATCTGGAGATGATCTTGGTGATTCCTTCTCGCGTGATGTCAAATCAAAGCCTAAAGTAGGCTGGATTGATGAGGTTCTAAGAAAAGGAAATTCTAACGATCTTGAGAGTGAAGATGGCACAAGTTCTGAGGAAtctgaagatgatgatgagggGAGCGAAGAAGGATCTGACAACAATCCTGACAAAGATGAGCAGTCTCTATCTCTCAAAGATTGGGAACAAAGTGATGATGAAAATATTGACACTAATTTTGAGGATGATGAAGAAGCAGCATCGGAAGATGATGATAACGAGGAAGAAGATGAAGGAACACTGGTGGATATTGTAGACCAAAAGAAGGCTTCAGAAAGTAGGGTTGAACGAAACATTGGTTCAAGTATTCGTGAAGTGAGAACTAATTTTAAAGAGGATTTGCATCAACAAATGGAGCTTCCCTATACAATTGAAGCTCCAAAAAATTTTGAAGAACTTTGCGCATTATTGGAGAATCGTTCGGACGAACAAATTATGGAAGCTATTCGGCGAATTCGAACATTCAATGCGATCTCTGTTGCTGCTGAGAATCGGAAGAAAATGCAAGTATGAATTTAATATATTTGGATTGTCTGTTTTTTTCTTGTTGACAAGTGaagtaatattaaataaatttccAGGTGTTCTATGGTGTTTTGTTGCAATATTTTGCTGTTTTGGCAAATAAAAAACCATTGAACTTCAAACTGCTTACAATGCTTGTCAAGCCGCTGATTGAAATGAGTTCAGAGACCCCATACTTTGCAGCCATATGTGCTCGTGAGCGGTTGCTTCATACCCGTACTCAATTATGTGAGGATATTAAGAATACAGGTTGGTTACAGTATGAATCAAAAAGCTATTATTTTTCTAAACCTCCACAATTttcgttttttaaaaaaattgtcttTTCATGGATATCTACAACTGATATATCGGTCTTGTCgtttattttattgtatttccttaAATATGCCTTTCCCTTCATCCATGACAGGGAAAAGTAGTTGGCCTTCTCTGAAGACACTCTTCTTGTTGAGGTTGTGGTCCATGATTTTCCCATGCTCCGATTTCCGTCATGCGGTTATGACCCCAGCAACCTTGTTGATGTCTGAATACCTCACGCGGTGTCCAATAATCTCTGGCCGGGATGTTGCAATTGGATCCTTCTTATGCTCCATGTTGCTTTCTGTGAGTATACCTATTGAAGTCTGTTTTCCCTTGTTGATTTACGTGGATGTGTTGTATTTGAAAGGTGTCATTTGAAGAATGGCAGTCACTTTTAGACAAATAGCTTTTCAGTTGCGTTATTGATCTTCCTGCTTGGGTTGGACCGTTGGATACCTGTTCCTTTACATGGAAACTATTTCATATTACAAGCTTCTCTTTGCCTTCTCTTCCTAGTCATGACTATATGCTTGTAATAAATGTTATGCAGGTCTGCAGACAATCCGAAAAGTTCTGCCCCGAGGCAATTATGTTTATCGAAACTATGCTAATGATAGctcttaataataaaaatggaCGTCAAGATTCTCAGGTTTGTTTTAAGTGATTTCTTGCATTTACCAACAGAACAAGTTATAGAGCAGTTGCTGGCTCGAATTTGTGCTCTTAGGGGAAGAAATGACTGAATGGTGATTGTTACAATACAGTTATGCCGTCTCATGGAAGTCAAAGCACTAAAACCATTGCTCCGACTGCAAGGTCGTGTTGAGGAGATCAATTCCTTGGACTTCTTAATGTTAATGGAATTGCCTGATGATTCCCCTTGTTTTGCTTCGGATAATTTCAGGTATTAAATTTTTCATTATTCTACGTACGTGTACGCTCTTCTTATTTCATGTACCATGTTCCACTTTTCTTTCAGCTCTATTTATCATTGTTGATG from Primulina eburnea isolate SZY01 chromosome 6, ASM2296580v1, whole genome shotgun sequence encodes:
- the LOC140834215 gene encoding uncharacterized protein isoform X1; translation: MAKESSSGSTKKKNKKNKSSLSVSKSLAMKSKVQKDNPFESIWSRRKFNILGKKRKDEERRRVGLSRSLSVQKRQKTLLKEYEQSTKSSVFVDKRIGEQNEGLEEFHKAILRSQRVRKLSVNKKSKFNLSDGEEDDFDIEDNANFLGRDDYEDGEPFNEDDARQSFGSEKELDNMGQFDPRAEDDPELRSIQENKQKSKKEVMEDIISKSKFFKAQKAKDKEENEEFIEQLDKDFMSLAQSQALLSLTQPNKMGALRALANKSISNDVATSSGQKTNSFQQEQPDSYVKLVSEMALELRARPSDRTKTPEEIAQEEKERLEDLEEERQKRMAATDNPSDEDADTSEDDEESAKRPKHISGDDLGDSFSRDVKSKPKVGWIDEVLRKGNSNDLESEDGTSSEESEDDDEGSEEGSDNNPDKDEQSLSLKDWEQSDDENIDTNFEDDEEAASEDDDNEEEDEGTLVDIVDQKKASESRVERNIGSSIREVRTNFKEDLHQQMELPYTIEAPKNFEELCALLENRSDEQIMEAIRRIRTFNAISVAAENRKKMQVFYGVLLQYFAVLANKKPLNFKLLTMLVKPLIEMSSETPYFAAICARERLLHTRTQLCEDIKNTGKSSWPSLKTLFLLRLWSMIFPCSDFRHAVMTPATLLMSEYLTRCPIISGRDVAIGSFLCSMLLSVCRQSEKFCPEAIMFIETMLMIALNNKNGRQDSQLCRLMEVKALKPLLRLQGRVEEINSLDFLMLMELPDDSPCFASDNFRIGVLFAIIATLKGFVNIYEGFKSFPEIFSPVSKLLLQLAEQDHIPDALKVEIKDAIQHIKNKSQETYFIRQPLRWRKQKIIKTEIPKFEENFVKGRDYDPDRERAERKKLKKRLKQEAKGAARELRKDNYFLLEAKEKNKARMEEEKAERYGKTRAFLQEQEHAFKSGQLGKNRKRRR
- the LOC140834215 gene encoding uncharacterized protein isoform X2; translated protein: MAKESSSGSTKKKNKKNKSSLSVSKSLAMKSKVQKDNPFESIWSRRKFNILGKKRKDEERRRVGLSRSLSVQKRQKTLLKEYEQSTKSSVFVDKRIGEQNEGLEEFHKAILRSQRVRKLSVNKKSKFNLSDGEEDDFDIEDNANFLGRDDYEDGEPFNEDDARQSFGKELDNMGQFDPRAEDDPELRSIQENKQKSKKEVMEDIISKSKFFKAQKAKDKEENEEFIEQLDKDFMSLAQSQALLSLTQPNKMGALRALANKSISNDVATSSGQKTNSFQQEQPDSYVKLVSEMALELRARPSDRTKTPEEIAQEEKERLEDLEEERQKRMAATDNPSDEDADTSEDDEESAKRPKHISGDDLGDSFSRDVKSKPKVGWIDEVLRKGNSNDLESEDGTSSEESEDDDEGSEEGSDNNPDKDEQSLSLKDWEQSDDENIDTNFEDDEEAASEDDDNEEEDEGTLVDIVDQKKASESRVERNIGSSIREVRTNFKEDLHQQMELPYTIEAPKNFEELCALLENRSDEQIMEAIRRIRTFNAISVAAENRKKMQVFYGVLLQYFAVLANKKPLNFKLLTMLVKPLIEMSSETPYFAAICARERLLHTRTQLCEDIKNTGKSSWPSLKTLFLLRLWSMIFPCSDFRHAVMTPATLLMSEYLTRCPIISGRDVAIGSFLCSMLLSVCRQSEKFCPEAIMFIETMLMIALNNKNGRQDSQLCRLMEVKALKPLLRLQGRVEEINSLDFLMLMELPDDSPCFASDNFRIGVLFAIIATLKGFVNIYEGFKSFPEIFSPVSKLLLQLAEQDHIPDALKVEIKDAIQHIKNKSQETYFIRQPLRWRKQKIIKTEIPKFEENFVKGRDYDPDRERAERKKLKKRLKQEAKGAARELRKDNYFLLEAKEKNKARMEEEKAERYGKTRAFLQEQEHAFKSGQLGKNRKRRR